The following are encoded together in the Dickeya lacustris genome:
- the trxA gene encoding thioredoxin TrxA, protein MSDKIIHLTDDSFETDVLQSAHVTLVDFWADWCGPCKMIAPILDEIADEYEGKLQIAKLNIDENPATAPKYGIRGIPTLLLFKNGEVAATKVGALSKGQLKEFLNANL, encoded by the coding sequence ACAGACGACAGTTTCGAGACAGACGTATTGCAGTCAGCGCACGTGACACTGGTTGATTTCTGGGCAGACTGGTGTGGTCCCTGTAAAATGATTGCTCCGATTCTCGACGAAATCGCCGATGAGTACGAAGGCAAGTTGCAGATTGCCAAGCTCAACATCGATGAAAACCCGGCAACAGCACCGAAATACGGCATCCGTGGTATTCCTACTCTGTTGTTGTTCAAAAATGGCGAAGTGGCGGCAACCAAAGTGGGCGCGCTGTCCAAAGGTCAGTTAAAAGAGTTCCTGAACGCCAATC